The Epinephelus lanceolatus isolate andai-2023 chromosome 1, ASM4190304v1, whole genome shotgun sequence genome has a window encoding:
- the slc4a8 gene encoding electroneutral sodium bicarbonate exchanger 1 isoform X2 yields MPVNDPEIILSYQQPDEEVVVDQGGTSSVLNIHYEKEELEGHRTLFVGVRMPRQSHRHHKAHGSRHRKKDRRAGSVATQQSEGSETATSSHDTPSQRVQFILGSEEDAEHVAHELFTELDEICVKDGKDAEWKETARWLKFEEDVEDGGERWSKPYVATLSLHSLFELRSCIINGSVLLDMRADSIEEIADMVLDHQEASKELDDSVRVKVREALLKRHHHQNEKKKNLIPIVRSIAEGTRKQSEPLLTGSATSPQPPPAVEPAKNGAAQDSSQMDLSKVDMHFMKKIPEGAEASNVLVGELDFVERPIVAFVRLSPAVLLTGLTEVPIPTRFLFILLGPDGKAQQYHEIGRSMATIMTDEIFHDVAYKAKDRSDLLAGIDEFLDQVTVLPPGEWDPSIRIEPPKNVPSQEKRKMPGVPNGTVCQVEEDLHPECHGPELQRTGKLFGGLILDIKRKAPFYLSDYKDGLSLQCVASFLFLYCACMSPVITFGGLLGEATEGRISAIESLLGASMTGVAYSVFAGQPLTILGSTGPVLVFEKILFKFCKDYNLSYLSLRACIGLWTALLCLLLVATDASSLVCYITRFTEEAFAALICLIFIYEALEKLFHLGEVYPFNTHSDLDKLTLAYCRCAEPDNPSNKTLELWSERNITASAVSWTNLTVKECVSLQGQFVGTACGHHGPYTPDVLFWSTILFFSTFFMSAFLKQFKTSRYFPTKVRSMISDFAVFLTIAVMVLLDYAIGVPSQKLKVPSKFQPTRDDRGWIINPIGRNPWWTVLAAAIPALLCTILIFMDQQITAVIINRKEHKLLKGCGYHLDLLMVGVMLAVCSIMGLPWFVAATVLSISHVNSLKLESESSAPGEQPRFLGIREQRLTGLVIFLLMGCSVLMTGALQFIPMPVLYGVFLYMGVSSLKGIQFFDRLKLFGMPAKHQPDFIYLRHVPLRKVHLFTVTQLTCLVLLWVIKTSPAAIVFPMMVLALVFVRKLLDWCFSKRELSYLDDLMPEWKKKNLDDASKTMEEESQVMLSKKKEDTAVVQIPMESSKPVQTPKAHDPRCDPSDINISDEMSKTTVWKSLNSNQKDTRPVAAKKD; encoded by the exons CAGCCAGATGAGGAGGTGGTGGTTGACCAGGGAGGGACCAGCTCTGTGCTGAACATCCACTATGAGAAAGAGGAGCTAGAAG GTCACAGGACTCTGTTTGTGGGCGTCCGGATGCCCAGGCAGAGCCATCGTCACCACAAGGCCCACGGCTCTCGCCACCGCAAGAAAGACAGAAGGGCAGGAAGCGTCGCAACACAACAAAGCGAGGGAAGTGAGACAGCCACCTCCAGTCATg ACACACCGTCCCAGCGGGTCCAGTTCATCCTGGGCTCAGAGGAGGATGCTGAACATGTGGCCCACGAGCTGTTCACTGAGCTGGATGAGATCTGTGTGAAGGATGGCAAGGATGCTGAGTGGAAGGAAACAGCCAG GTGGCTGAAGTTTGAGGAAGACGTGGAGGATGGAGGGGAGAGGTGGAGCAAGCCTTATGTGGCCACTCTCTCCCTCCACAGCCTGTTTGAGCTCCGCAGCTGCATCATCAATGGCAGCGTGCTGCTTGACATGCGTGCTGACAGCATCGAAGAGATTGCAG ATATGGTGTTGGACCACCAGGAGGCGTCTAAGGAGCTGGACGACAGTGTAAGAGTAAAGGTACGTGAGGCTCTGCTGAAGAGACATCACCACCAGAacgagaagaagaagaacctgATCCCCATCGTCCGCTCCATTGCCGAGGGAACCCGCAAACAGTCAGAGCCCCTTCTGACCG GGTCAGCCACATCTCCACAACCTCCACCAGCTGTAGAACCCGCTAAGAACGGTGCAGCACAGGACAGTTCCCAAATGGacctcagcaag GTGGACATGCACTTCATGAAGAAGATCCCAGAGGGTGCAGAGGCCTCCAACGTACTGGTGGGAGAACTGGATTTCGTGGAGAGGCCCATTGTGGCCTTTGTCCGCCTCTCCCCTGCTGTGCTCCTCACTGGACTCACTGAGGTCCCCATACCTACCAG GTTCCTCTTCATTCTCCTGGGCCCAGATGGAAAGGCTCAGCAATACCACGAAATTGGGCGCTCCATGGCGACCATCATGACAGATGAA ATCTTCCATGATGTAGCTTACAAGGCAAAGGACAGAAGTGACCTGCTGGCTGGGATAGATGAGTTCCTGGATCAGGTGACAGTCCTACCGCCGGGAGAGTGGGACCCCTCCATCCGCATTGAGCCCCCAAAGAATGTCCCCTCTCAG gagaagaggaagatgcCAGGAGTCCCTAATGGCACAGTCTGCCAGGTAGAGGAAGACTTGCATCCTGAGTGCCATGGGCCAGAGCTGCAGAGAACTGGAAA GTTGTTTGGTGGTCTGATATTGGACATCAAGAGGAAAGCTCCATTCTACCTGAGTGACTATAAGGACGGTCTGAGCCTCCAGTGTGTGgcctccttcctcttcctgtacTGTGCCTGCATGTCTCCTGTCATCACCTTTGGAGGACTGCTGGGGGAGGCGACAGAGGGACGCATC AGTGCCATTGAGTCCTTACTGGGTGCATCTATGACTGGAGTAGCTTACTCTGTGTTTGCTGGTCAGCCTCTCACCATTCTGGGCAGCACAGGGCCTGTGCTTGTTTTTGAGAAAATCCTCTTCAAGTTCTGCAA GGACTACAACCTGTCCTATCTGTCGCTGAGGGCTTGCATCGGCCTGTGGACCGCTctgctgtgtctgctgttggtTGCCACTGATGCTAGCTCTCTGGTGTGCTACATCACTCGGTTCACAGAGGAGGCCTTTGCCGCCCTCATCTGCCTCATCTTCATCTACGAGGCCTTGGAGAAGCTCTTCCACCTCGGAGAAGTCTACccctttaacacacacagcGATCTGGACAAACTCACACTGGCGTA ctgTAGGTGTGCAGAGCCTGATAACCCCAGTAATAAAACCTTAGAACTGTGGAGTGAGAGAAACATCACAGCCTCTGCTGTATCCTGGACCAACCTCACTGTCAAG GAGTGTGTCAGTCTGCAGGGCCAGTTTGTTGGGACGGCATGTGGCCACCACGGCCCCTACACCCCAGATGTTCTCTTCTGGTCTACCATCTTGTTCTTCTCAACCTTTTTCATGTCTGCCTTCCTCAAACAATTCAAGACAAGTCGTTATTTCCCCACCAAG GTGCGGTCCATGATTAGTGACTTTGCAGTGTTCCTCACCATTGCCGTCATGGTTCTGCTTGATTATGCCATTGGAGTGCCCTCCCAGAAGTTAAAGGTGCCCAGCAAATTCCAG CCTACCAGAGATGACCGAGGTTGGATCATCAATCCAATAGGACGCAACCCATGGTGGACAGTCCTAGCTGCAGCTATTCCCGCTCTTCTCTGCACCATCCTCATCTTCATGGACCAACAGATAACTGCTGTCATCATCAACCGCAAAGAGCACAAACTGCTG AAGGGCTGTGGGTACCACCTGGACCTGCTCATGGTCGGGGTGATGCTGGCGGTTTGCTCCATCATGGGTTTACCCTGGTTTGTAGCAGCCACGGTCCTGTCCATCTCTCATGTCAACAGCTTGAAGCTGGAGTCAGAGAGCTCGGCTCCAGGAGAGCAGCCTCGATTCCTGGGTATCAGAGAGCAGAGGCTCACCGGCTTGGTCATCTTCCTGCTCATGGGCTGCTCTGTACTCATGACTGGAGCCCTGCAG ttcatTCCTATGCCAGTGCTCTATGGTGTGTTCCTTTACATGGGAGTCTCTTCATTAAAAGGCATCCAG TTCTTCGACCGTCTGAAGTTGTTCGGCATGCCGGCGAAACACCAGCCAGACTTCATCTACCTGCGCCATGTGCCCTTGAGGAAGGTGCACCTGTTCACTGTCACTCAGCTCACCTGTCTGGTGCTGCTCTGGGTCATCAAGACCTCACCTGCCGCTATCGTCTTCCCAATGATG GTGCTGGCTCTGGTTTTCGTTCGCAAACTGCTGGATTGGTGCTTCTCCAAGCGAGAGCTAAGTTACCTGGATGACTTAATGCCTGAATGGAAGAAGAAGAACCTGGATGATGCCTCCAAAACAATGGAAGAG GAATCGCAGGTTATGCTCAGTAAAAAGAAGGAGGATACAGCTGTTGTTCAGATTCCCATGGAGAGCAGCAAACCCGTTCAGACTCCCAAAGCACATGACCCcag GTGTGACCCCTCTGATATTAATATATCTGATGAAATGTCTAAAACCACCGTGTGGAAATCCCTCAACTCCAATCAAAAGGACACTCGTCCTGTGGCTGCTAAAAAG GATTGA
- the slc4a8 gene encoding electroneutral sodium bicarbonate exchanger 1 isoform X3, translating into MPVNDPEIILSYQPDEEVVVDQGGTSSVLNIHYEKEELEGHRTLFVGVRMPRQSHRHHKAHGSRHRKKDRRAGSVATQQSEGSETATSSHDTPSQRVQFILGSEEDAEHVAHELFTELDEICVKDGKDAEWKETARWLKFEEDVEDGGERWSKPYVATLSLHSLFELRSCIINGSVLLDMRADSIEEIADMVLDHQEASKELDDSVRVKVREALLKRHHHQNEKKKNLIPIVRSIAEGTRKQSEPLLTAGSATSPQPPPAVEPAKNGAAQDSSQMDLSKVDMHFMKKIPEGAEASNVLVGELDFVERPIVAFVRLSPAVLLTGLTEVPIPTRFLFILLGPDGKAQQYHEIGRSMATIMTDEIFHDVAYKAKDRSDLLAGIDEFLDQVTVLPPGEWDPSIRIEPPKNVPSQEKRKMPGVPNGTVCQVEEDLHPECHGPELQRTGKLFGGLILDIKRKAPFYLSDYKDGLSLQCVASFLFLYCACMSPVITFGGLLGEATEGRISAIESLLGASMTGVAYSVFAGQPLTILGSTGPVLVFEKILFKFCKDYNLSYLSLRACIGLWTALLCLLLVATDASSLVCYITRFTEEAFAALICLIFIYEALEKLFHLGEVYPFNTHSDLDKLTLAYCRCAEPDNPSNKTLELWSERNITASAVSWTNLTVKECVSLQGQFVGTACGHHGPYTPDVLFWSTILFFSTFFMSAFLKQFKTSRYFPTKVRSMISDFAVFLTIAVMVLLDYAIGVPSQKLKVPSKFQPTRDDRGWIINPIGRNPWWTVLAAAIPALLCTILIFMDQQITAVIINRKEHKLLKGCGYHLDLLMVGVMLAVCSIMGLPWFVAATVLSISHVNSLKLESESSAPGEQPRFLGIREQRLTGLVIFLLMGCSVLMTGALQFIPMPVLYGVFLYMGVSSLKGIQFFDRLKLFGMPAKHQPDFIYLRHVPLRKVHLFTVTQLTCLVLLWVIKTSPAAIVFPMMVLALVFVRKLLDWCFSKRELSYLDDLMPEWKKKNLDDASKTMEEESQVMLSKKKEDTAVVQIPMESSKPVQTPKAHDPRCDPSDINISDEMSKTTVWKSLNSNQKDTRPVAAKKD; encoded by the exons CCAGATGAGGAGGTGGTGGTTGACCAGGGAGGGACCAGCTCTGTGCTGAACATCCACTATGAGAAAGAGGAGCTAGAAG GTCACAGGACTCTGTTTGTGGGCGTCCGGATGCCCAGGCAGAGCCATCGTCACCACAAGGCCCACGGCTCTCGCCACCGCAAGAAAGACAGAAGGGCAGGAAGCGTCGCAACACAACAAAGCGAGGGAAGTGAGACAGCCACCTCCAGTCATg ACACACCGTCCCAGCGGGTCCAGTTCATCCTGGGCTCAGAGGAGGATGCTGAACATGTGGCCCACGAGCTGTTCACTGAGCTGGATGAGATCTGTGTGAAGGATGGCAAGGATGCTGAGTGGAAGGAAACAGCCAG GTGGCTGAAGTTTGAGGAAGACGTGGAGGATGGAGGGGAGAGGTGGAGCAAGCCTTATGTGGCCACTCTCTCCCTCCACAGCCTGTTTGAGCTCCGCAGCTGCATCATCAATGGCAGCGTGCTGCTTGACATGCGTGCTGACAGCATCGAAGAGATTGCAG ATATGGTGTTGGACCACCAGGAGGCGTCTAAGGAGCTGGACGACAGTGTAAGAGTAAAGGTACGTGAGGCTCTGCTGAAGAGACATCACCACCAGAacgagaagaagaagaacctgATCCCCATCGTCCGCTCCATTGCCGAGGGAACCCGCAAACAGTCAGAGCCCCTTCTGACCG CAGGGTCAGCCACATCTCCACAACCTCCACCAGCTGTAGAACCCGCTAAGAACGGTGCAGCACAGGACAGTTCCCAAATGGacctcagcaag GTGGACATGCACTTCATGAAGAAGATCCCAGAGGGTGCAGAGGCCTCCAACGTACTGGTGGGAGAACTGGATTTCGTGGAGAGGCCCATTGTGGCCTTTGTCCGCCTCTCCCCTGCTGTGCTCCTCACTGGACTCACTGAGGTCCCCATACCTACCAG GTTCCTCTTCATTCTCCTGGGCCCAGATGGAAAGGCTCAGCAATACCACGAAATTGGGCGCTCCATGGCGACCATCATGACAGATGAA ATCTTCCATGATGTAGCTTACAAGGCAAAGGACAGAAGTGACCTGCTGGCTGGGATAGATGAGTTCCTGGATCAGGTGACAGTCCTACCGCCGGGAGAGTGGGACCCCTCCATCCGCATTGAGCCCCCAAAGAATGTCCCCTCTCAG gagaagaggaagatgcCAGGAGTCCCTAATGGCACAGTCTGCCAGGTAGAGGAAGACTTGCATCCTGAGTGCCATGGGCCAGAGCTGCAGAGAACTGGAAA GTTGTTTGGTGGTCTGATATTGGACATCAAGAGGAAAGCTCCATTCTACCTGAGTGACTATAAGGACGGTCTGAGCCTCCAGTGTGTGgcctccttcctcttcctgtacTGTGCCTGCATGTCTCCTGTCATCACCTTTGGAGGACTGCTGGGGGAGGCGACAGAGGGACGCATC AGTGCCATTGAGTCCTTACTGGGTGCATCTATGACTGGAGTAGCTTACTCTGTGTTTGCTGGTCAGCCTCTCACCATTCTGGGCAGCACAGGGCCTGTGCTTGTTTTTGAGAAAATCCTCTTCAAGTTCTGCAA GGACTACAACCTGTCCTATCTGTCGCTGAGGGCTTGCATCGGCCTGTGGACCGCTctgctgtgtctgctgttggtTGCCACTGATGCTAGCTCTCTGGTGTGCTACATCACTCGGTTCACAGAGGAGGCCTTTGCCGCCCTCATCTGCCTCATCTTCATCTACGAGGCCTTGGAGAAGCTCTTCCACCTCGGAGAAGTCTACccctttaacacacacagcGATCTGGACAAACTCACACTGGCGTA ctgTAGGTGTGCAGAGCCTGATAACCCCAGTAATAAAACCTTAGAACTGTGGAGTGAGAGAAACATCACAGCCTCTGCTGTATCCTGGACCAACCTCACTGTCAAG GAGTGTGTCAGTCTGCAGGGCCAGTTTGTTGGGACGGCATGTGGCCACCACGGCCCCTACACCCCAGATGTTCTCTTCTGGTCTACCATCTTGTTCTTCTCAACCTTTTTCATGTCTGCCTTCCTCAAACAATTCAAGACAAGTCGTTATTTCCCCACCAAG GTGCGGTCCATGATTAGTGACTTTGCAGTGTTCCTCACCATTGCCGTCATGGTTCTGCTTGATTATGCCATTGGAGTGCCCTCCCAGAAGTTAAAGGTGCCCAGCAAATTCCAG CCTACCAGAGATGACCGAGGTTGGATCATCAATCCAATAGGACGCAACCCATGGTGGACAGTCCTAGCTGCAGCTATTCCCGCTCTTCTCTGCACCATCCTCATCTTCATGGACCAACAGATAACTGCTGTCATCATCAACCGCAAAGAGCACAAACTGCTG AAGGGCTGTGGGTACCACCTGGACCTGCTCATGGTCGGGGTGATGCTGGCGGTTTGCTCCATCATGGGTTTACCCTGGTTTGTAGCAGCCACGGTCCTGTCCATCTCTCATGTCAACAGCTTGAAGCTGGAGTCAGAGAGCTCGGCTCCAGGAGAGCAGCCTCGATTCCTGGGTATCAGAGAGCAGAGGCTCACCGGCTTGGTCATCTTCCTGCTCATGGGCTGCTCTGTACTCATGACTGGAGCCCTGCAG ttcatTCCTATGCCAGTGCTCTATGGTGTGTTCCTTTACATGGGAGTCTCTTCATTAAAAGGCATCCAG TTCTTCGACCGTCTGAAGTTGTTCGGCATGCCGGCGAAACACCAGCCAGACTTCATCTACCTGCGCCATGTGCCCTTGAGGAAGGTGCACCTGTTCACTGTCACTCAGCTCACCTGTCTGGTGCTGCTCTGGGTCATCAAGACCTCACCTGCCGCTATCGTCTTCCCAATGATG GTGCTGGCTCTGGTTTTCGTTCGCAAACTGCTGGATTGGTGCTTCTCCAAGCGAGAGCTAAGTTACCTGGATGACTTAATGCCTGAATGGAAGAAGAAGAACCTGGATGATGCCTCCAAAACAATGGAAGAG GAATCGCAGGTTATGCTCAGTAAAAAGAAGGAGGATACAGCTGTTGTTCAGATTCCCATGGAGAGCAGCAAACCCGTTCAGACTCCCAAAGCACATGACCCcag GTGTGACCCCTCTGATATTAATATATCTGATGAAATGTCTAAAACCACCGTGTGGAAATCCCTCAACTCCAATCAAAAGGACACTCGTCCTGTGGCTGCTAAAAAG GATTGA
- the slc4a8 gene encoding electroneutral sodium bicarbonate exchanger 1 isoform X1, producing the protein MPVNDPEIILSYQQPDEEVVVDQGGTSSVLNIHYEKEELEGHRTLFVGVRMPRQSHRHHKAHGSRHRKKDRRAGSVATQQSEGSETATSSHDTPSQRVQFILGSEEDAEHVAHELFTELDEICVKDGKDAEWKETARWLKFEEDVEDGGERWSKPYVATLSLHSLFELRSCIINGSVLLDMRADSIEEIADMVLDHQEASKELDDSVRVKVREALLKRHHHQNEKKKNLIPIVRSIAEGTRKQSEPLLTAGSATSPQPPPAVEPAKNGAAQDSSQMDLSKVDMHFMKKIPEGAEASNVLVGELDFVERPIVAFVRLSPAVLLTGLTEVPIPTRFLFILLGPDGKAQQYHEIGRSMATIMTDEIFHDVAYKAKDRSDLLAGIDEFLDQVTVLPPGEWDPSIRIEPPKNVPSQEKRKMPGVPNGTVCQVEEDLHPECHGPELQRTGKLFGGLILDIKRKAPFYLSDYKDGLSLQCVASFLFLYCACMSPVITFGGLLGEATEGRISAIESLLGASMTGVAYSVFAGQPLTILGSTGPVLVFEKILFKFCKDYNLSYLSLRACIGLWTALLCLLLVATDASSLVCYITRFTEEAFAALICLIFIYEALEKLFHLGEVYPFNTHSDLDKLTLAYCRCAEPDNPSNKTLELWSERNITASAVSWTNLTVKECVSLQGQFVGTACGHHGPYTPDVLFWSTILFFSTFFMSAFLKQFKTSRYFPTKVRSMISDFAVFLTIAVMVLLDYAIGVPSQKLKVPSKFQPTRDDRGWIINPIGRNPWWTVLAAAIPALLCTILIFMDQQITAVIINRKEHKLLKGCGYHLDLLMVGVMLAVCSIMGLPWFVAATVLSISHVNSLKLESESSAPGEQPRFLGIREQRLTGLVIFLLMGCSVLMTGALQFIPMPVLYGVFLYMGVSSLKGIQFFDRLKLFGMPAKHQPDFIYLRHVPLRKVHLFTVTQLTCLVLLWVIKTSPAAIVFPMMVLALVFVRKLLDWCFSKRELSYLDDLMPEWKKKNLDDASKTMEEESQVMLSKKKEDTAVVQIPMESSKPVQTPKAHDPRCDPSDINISDEMSKTTVWKSLNSNQKDTRPVAAKKD; encoded by the exons CAGCCAGATGAGGAGGTGGTGGTTGACCAGGGAGGGACCAGCTCTGTGCTGAACATCCACTATGAGAAAGAGGAGCTAGAAG GTCACAGGACTCTGTTTGTGGGCGTCCGGATGCCCAGGCAGAGCCATCGTCACCACAAGGCCCACGGCTCTCGCCACCGCAAGAAAGACAGAAGGGCAGGAAGCGTCGCAACACAACAAAGCGAGGGAAGTGAGACAGCCACCTCCAGTCATg ACACACCGTCCCAGCGGGTCCAGTTCATCCTGGGCTCAGAGGAGGATGCTGAACATGTGGCCCACGAGCTGTTCACTGAGCTGGATGAGATCTGTGTGAAGGATGGCAAGGATGCTGAGTGGAAGGAAACAGCCAG GTGGCTGAAGTTTGAGGAAGACGTGGAGGATGGAGGGGAGAGGTGGAGCAAGCCTTATGTGGCCACTCTCTCCCTCCACAGCCTGTTTGAGCTCCGCAGCTGCATCATCAATGGCAGCGTGCTGCTTGACATGCGTGCTGACAGCATCGAAGAGATTGCAG ATATGGTGTTGGACCACCAGGAGGCGTCTAAGGAGCTGGACGACAGTGTAAGAGTAAAGGTACGTGAGGCTCTGCTGAAGAGACATCACCACCAGAacgagaagaagaagaacctgATCCCCATCGTCCGCTCCATTGCCGAGGGAACCCGCAAACAGTCAGAGCCCCTTCTGACCG CAGGGTCAGCCACATCTCCACAACCTCCACCAGCTGTAGAACCCGCTAAGAACGGTGCAGCACAGGACAGTTCCCAAATGGacctcagcaag GTGGACATGCACTTCATGAAGAAGATCCCAGAGGGTGCAGAGGCCTCCAACGTACTGGTGGGAGAACTGGATTTCGTGGAGAGGCCCATTGTGGCCTTTGTCCGCCTCTCCCCTGCTGTGCTCCTCACTGGACTCACTGAGGTCCCCATACCTACCAG GTTCCTCTTCATTCTCCTGGGCCCAGATGGAAAGGCTCAGCAATACCACGAAATTGGGCGCTCCATGGCGACCATCATGACAGATGAA ATCTTCCATGATGTAGCTTACAAGGCAAAGGACAGAAGTGACCTGCTGGCTGGGATAGATGAGTTCCTGGATCAGGTGACAGTCCTACCGCCGGGAGAGTGGGACCCCTCCATCCGCATTGAGCCCCCAAAGAATGTCCCCTCTCAG gagaagaggaagatgcCAGGAGTCCCTAATGGCACAGTCTGCCAGGTAGAGGAAGACTTGCATCCTGAGTGCCATGGGCCAGAGCTGCAGAGAACTGGAAA GTTGTTTGGTGGTCTGATATTGGACATCAAGAGGAAAGCTCCATTCTACCTGAGTGACTATAAGGACGGTCTGAGCCTCCAGTGTGTGgcctccttcctcttcctgtacTGTGCCTGCATGTCTCCTGTCATCACCTTTGGAGGACTGCTGGGGGAGGCGACAGAGGGACGCATC AGTGCCATTGAGTCCTTACTGGGTGCATCTATGACTGGAGTAGCTTACTCTGTGTTTGCTGGTCAGCCTCTCACCATTCTGGGCAGCACAGGGCCTGTGCTTGTTTTTGAGAAAATCCTCTTCAAGTTCTGCAA GGACTACAACCTGTCCTATCTGTCGCTGAGGGCTTGCATCGGCCTGTGGACCGCTctgctgtgtctgctgttggtTGCCACTGATGCTAGCTCTCTGGTGTGCTACATCACTCGGTTCACAGAGGAGGCCTTTGCCGCCCTCATCTGCCTCATCTTCATCTACGAGGCCTTGGAGAAGCTCTTCCACCTCGGAGAAGTCTACccctttaacacacacagcGATCTGGACAAACTCACACTGGCGTA ctgTAGGTGTGCAGAGCCTGATAACCCCAGTAATAAAACCTTAGAACTGTGGAGTGAGAGAAACATCACAGCCTCTGCTGTATCCTGGACCAACCTCACTGTCAAG GAGTGTGTCAGTCTGCAGGGCCAGTTTGTTGGGACGGCATGTGGCCACCACGGCCCCTACACCCCAGATGTTCTCTTCTGGTCTACCATCTTGTTCTTCTCAACCTTTTTCATGTCTGCCTTCCTCAAACAATTCAAGACAAGTCGTTATTTCCCCACCAAG GTGCGGTCCATGATTAGTGACTTTGCAGTGTTCCTCACCATTGCCGTCATGGTTCTGCTTGATTATGCCATTGGAGTGCCCTCCCAGAAGTTAAAGGTGCCCAGCAAATTCCAG CCTACCAGAGATGACCGAGGTTGGATCATCAATCCAATAGGACGCAACCCATGGTGGACAGTCCTAGCTGCAGCTATTCCCGCTCTTCTCTGCACCATCCTCATCTTCATGGACCAACAGATAACTGCTGTCATCATCAACCGCAAAGAGCACAAACTGCTG AAGGGCTGTGGGTACCACCTGGACCTGCTCATGGTCGGGGTGATGCTGGCGGTTTGCTCCATCATGGGTTTACCCTGGTTTGTAGCAGCCACGGTCCTGTCCATCTCTCATGTCAACAGCTTGAAGCTGGAGTCAGAGAGCTCGGCTCCAGGAGAGCAGCCTCGATTCCTGGGTATCAGAGAGCAGAGGCTCACCGGCTTGGTCATCTTCCTGCTCATGGGCTGCTCTGTACTCATGACTGGAGCCCTGCAG ttcatTCCTATGCCAGTGCTCTATGGTGTGTTCCTTTACATGGGAGTCTCTTCATTAAAAGGCATCCAG TTCTTCGACCGTCTGAAGTTGTTCGGCATGCCGGCGAAACACCAGCCAGACTTCATCTACCTGCGCCATGTGCCCTTGAGGAAGGTGCACCTGTTCACTGTCACTCAGCTCACCTGTCTGGTGCTGCTCTGGGTCATCAAGACCTCACCTGCCGCTATCGTCTTCCCAATGATG GTGCTGGCTCTGGTTTTCGTTCGCAAACTGCTGGATTGGTGCTTCTCCAAGCGAGAGCTAAGTTACCTGGATGACTTAATGCCTGAATGGAAGAAGAAGAACCTGGATGATGCCTCCAAAACAATGGAAGAG GAATCGCAGGTTATGCTCAGTAAAAAGAAGGAGGATACAGCTGTTGTTCAGATTCCCATGGAGAGCAGCAAACCCGTTCAGACTCCCAAAGCACATGACCCcag GTGTGACCCCTCTGATATTAATATATCTGATGAAATGTCTAAAACCACCGTGTGGAAATCCCTCAACTCCAATCAAAAGGACACTCGTCCTGTGGCTGCTAAAAAG GATTGA